Within the Desulfatibacillum aliphaticivorans DSM 15576 genome, the region GGTTTGCTGGAATTACCGGAGTTCTTGTTGAGCTGGGCTTCCAATTTTTCAATGCGTTTGTTTTGCTGTTGAATGATTTGGCCCTGTTCCTGAACAAGCTGGGTGAGTTGGTCCACGGATTGTTGAAGCTGTTGGACGGTGCGTTCCAGATAGAGCACATACTCACGCATAGGTTGGGGAGTGAGTTGCCAGTCCAGGTCGGATATGGGGCGCTTGGGTTTCATGAAACAACCCTAGCACATAACACAGAGGACGTCTAGTAGGAATAATTCCTAAGTAGGACTTTTTTTAGCCCCCTGAACGCTTACGAAATATTGGAGGAGGGAAAATCTGACTTGGAATGGACTGGTATTGAAAGTGATGATATGTTTCAAACGGCATCTTTTTGTGGAGGATATGACGCAGATGAAAATGCCTTCTGCTTTAGCTTTTTTAGTAAAAGCGGAAAGGAGTATTGGTTTCAATTAACTATTAAGGAAATAACAGACATATCAAATAGAAAGGTGGAGACGATTGAAGTTAGAGCAGCGGATTATTAAGAAGGATATAACTGAAAACGGGTAGCCCTGGCACAGTAGTATCGCGCCAGGGTTTGACGAACATGTTTTTTCACGGCAAACCTCCCATTATTGTTGGAGAAACGCCATGTCCCCTACAAAATCTCGAAGAAGGATTCACGACGAAAAGCTATACGGCCACTTCATCTCCTTTTCCTGTTACCGAAGAAGCCTGTTTTTGCGGGATAAAGGGGCGCGGGGAATCGTGATATATTATTTGGCGGAGCAGTTGAAAAACCAAAAGGGCGAGTGCATGGGATTCGTCGTCATGCTCGACCATGTGCACGCTTTGGTACGGTTTAAAGAACCAGGACAACTAAGCACCTTTATGAGCCAATGGAAACGCAGGTCATCCATGGGGTTAAAAAAACTCTTTAGGGAAACTTTCACGGAAAACGATTTGCGCATAGACCTGAACAAACCCATGTGGCAGCCCAGATACCACTCGTTTGAGATTTATTCCAAATCCAAGGCTATAGAAAAGATTAAGTATATGCACCGAAATCCGGTGAAGGCGGGGTTGGTCAAAAGGTCGGAGGATTGGCTTCATAGTTCCGCTCGGTGGTACACTGATAAAAAACCAGTGGGAGTCTCACTGACAAAGGCTTTCTAAAAACACCATGTGCTCACGCACCCGGGCGGGATACTGCTCTGCCCGGGATACCCTACCAAAAACGCCTTCAATTATGGAGGAAATCCTGGCAGCTACTTCGTCTTACATTTGCGATGCAATCCGGCTTGCCGCGGTGAGGGTCATGGGTAGCCCTGGCACAGTAGTATCGTGCCAGGGTCCGAAGGACATGTTTTTAATATAAATCACTTACATCTGATTGGAGAGGCGCCATGGCCCCCACTGAATCTCGAAGATGGATTCATGATAAACATTCTTCTCGCTGATACAATCGGAAACCACAGTTGTCGAAGTTTTTCTAAAAACACCATGTGCTGGCGCACCCGGGCAGGATACTGCTCTGCCCGGGCTACCCAATCAATTCCAAAATATTGGATTTTCGTGGGATATTTTTCTCCCCGAACATTTTACCCTGAACATCCCGAGGCCGTGACCACCTCCCGGATTTTTTTGTCGTCCAGCATCCGGTTTTCCGGGGTGAGGCCGCATTGCTCCAGGGCGCCGACAATGCCGCCTGATGCGTTGAACTCGTTGTATACGGCGAAATTGCTTCTGCCGCCAAAGCAGAGCTCGGCCAGGGTGGTCAGATAGCCGGGGATGGTCTTGGGCTGGGGCGCGGAATGGTCGGAAATGATCAACTGTTTGGCGACCCGGGTCATGGACCGGATAGTCGCCAGCCTGTCCTGCGCGGGCATTTCGTGCAGAGCCAGGGAGATAACGGCGTAATCGTATGTATGATCCACGGCGTCTTCCAGGCGGGTGGCATCGCCGTGGACGAACTCCACGTTAGAGGCCTTGCTTCCTTTTTTCAGGAATTCCCCGAATCGAAGCATCCGGGCGGACATATCCACGCCGGTTATTTTTTCGCATTTCGGCGCCAGGTCCAAGGCCAGCCTGCCTGTGCCGCAGCAGACGTCCAGAACCGTGCATCCTTCCGGTATTAAAGCAGATATCATGCTTCTGTGACCGCCTTCCAGCGGATCGTAAAAAACTCCGTACAAAATCCCGTAAAACCACTGGGACCTATCCACCTGGTCCATTTCCCCCTCCTTGCAAACGGACTTCCGGACGACTCCGGTTTCGTCATTGAGAGCCGGGGCGGGCAAGGCCGCCGGCCCCGGCTGGTTTTGATTTTCGGGCGGCTAAAACGCCCTGCAGCTTGCTCTGATGAGCGTCATTTCTCGTACTTGAACGAAACGCTTACCTTGGCTCTGTAAGCCGTTACTTTGCCATCTTCAATTTTCAAGTCAAGCTCTTTTACTTCGGCCACCCGAAGATCTTTGAGGGATTGAGATGCGGTTTCCACGGCGAGTTTGGCCGCGTCCTCCCAGGAAGTGGGGCTGCTGCCAACCAGTTCTATGATTTTGTAAACGCTCATGCCGGTCCTCCTCTTGTTGGGGTGAACAAAAGAAAACACACGTCCATGGCCGCCAAAGCGGCTTTCCGGAAATAGGCCCATTAGGGCGAAAACTTGATTTTACGGCATGATGCGCCTGAGGAACACGGCAAGGAATGCAGGAAGCGACGGGCGCGCTTGCCAAAAGGAGGCGGAGTCCGAACAAAAGGCGAATGTTTGGGTGTTCCAGTTAACAAATTTACGGGCGAGGCTTTGGTCCTGTCAAGAAAATGTTCCCGAGGACGCAGTGTGGGCGCCAGGGCGGCGTCATAGGATCGTTCCTTGATCTCAGGTGATCTGAACCTTGTTACGGCCCTGGTTTTTAGCCCGATACAGCATTTGATCCGAACGGACAATCATTTCGTCAAGCGTCTTGAGCAAGGTGCTGCACACGCCTATGCTTGCAGTTACCCTTATGTCGGCGCCTTGCACCTGAATCACGGAGTCTTGAATGGTTTGGCGGACGCGTTCAAACAACTTGAGGCTGTCCGCCGGAGTTATATTCGGGGTCAGAATGCAGAACTCCTCGCCGCCGAACCGGGACACAATGTCAGTTTCGCGGCAGGCGTTTACAAGAATATTTGAGACGGACTGGATGACCAGGTCTCCCACGTCATGACCGTGGGTGTCGTTAACCCGCTTAAAATAATCTATATCAACCGTGGCGACGGCGATTTTGGTTTTTTCCCGCAATGCGGAAGCATGAATTTTTTTTCCCAGGTCGAAAAAATATCGTCTGTTATACAATCCGGTGAGAAAATCCTTGGAGGAAAGATCTTTGACTTCCTGAATATAATCCAGCAAATCCAGGTTTTGAGTTACGCGGCAATAAAATTCCTCCGCCAGAAATGGTTTGTTCAAAAAGTCCGAGGCGCCGCTTTTTATGAACTGAGCGGAAACGACTCCGTCTTCATCGCTGGAAATGCCGATAATGGCCATGTCAATAATATCACCGTTTTGAGCGTCAGGTAGCACGAAATCAAGAATCCCAATGGCAAAATCCTCCTCTTGCTCAGCAAAAAGAGCCTCCGTGTCTTTTAAGGACTTCGTCCAATGGACGGCGCATTCAAATTTCGATTCAATTTTTTCCTTCACAGACGATCCAAAAAGGGTGCTGTCTTCCACCAACAGGATTCTTTTCATTCCCCAAACTCCCATATTCCGAGCAAAACCACAGACGCTCCAAAGTATCACTGCAAAAACAACAAACAATAACCATCTGATAAAAAGATAAATATTTATCAAACCAACGTCCGGACATCCCCAATAGCAGTATGCAATATCCATGCTATCCCAAAAATTTCAGGCCTGCAAAAACGTGATCAGACAAAGGCGAGATTGAAAAATCCTCCAAATTTCCGCTAAATGTAGCATTTGCTACATCAATTCCGGCATGATTATAGTATGGCTCTTAGACTGGTGTGCATTATTAGGAAAGGATTAGACGCATGAGTTGTTTATGCCGTGAAATGGCCGGCGATTCCATTGAACTTTCGCCTGTTTGCATCGGCCACCTCTGGGTTTTTCGGAATTTGGCCCCCAAGGACGTCAAGGCCCTGGCCGTCAACGCCATGCGGAAAAAGCTGGAAAAGGGAGATTCCCTTTTTCTTCAAGGCGACCCAACGGATGAAATGTTCCTGATCAAAGGAGGCCGGGTCAAGCTGACCAAGGTTTTGGAGGACGGGACGGAGTTGACTCTGGACATTCGGAAAGCCGGCGACTTTGTGGGCGAAAACATGTTCTCCGAAGAGGGGGAATACCCCGTAAGCGCTTATTGCCTGGAAGACACCTTTACCTGCGGATTCACCCGGGACCAGTTTGAACAACTGGTTTTGGATCACCCCCAGGTAGGCCTGCAAATCATCAAAAACCTGAGCGAACGGATTTCGCGCCTGACCAGCCGGGTGGGAAGCCTGGCCGTATCCAATATTGAGGACAGGCTGTATCGCGTACTGGCTAACGTGGCCCAGGAGCACGGCGCCAAAAGCGCCCGAGGCGTGGTGATTCAGTTCCCCCTGACGCATGAAGACCTGAGCTTTTTGACGGGCGCCCATCGGGTGAGCATCACCCGGGCCATGAAGGCCCTGAAAAGCGGGGGGAAGATCATCCATGAAGACAAGCGGATTATCCTGCCTATGCTGGAATCCGCCTGACCCTTCCACCAGGAGTCCTGGTCAGTTCAAAAATTTAGTTGAGGATGTACCTTTGGGGATTCATGGGCACGCCGTTCAGGTGCACTTCGTAATGGAGGTGGGGGCCTGTGCTGCGTCCCGTATTGCCGACTTCTCCCACAATCTCGCCCCGTTGAACCTTATCGCCCTTTTTAACGTTGAATTTGTTAAGATGGGCGTACCGGGTGGAGATGCCGTGCCCGTGATCGATTACGATCACGTTGCCGAAGCCGCTTTTTTTGCCGCAAAAAGTGACTTTGCCGTTGGCGGTGGACATGATGGGGGTTCCCGTGGATGCGCAAAGGTCCAGGCCCTTGTGGAACTCCTTAAGGCCTGTGAAAGGCGAAGTGCGATAGCCGAAGCGGGAAGAGAAATACCAGTGCTGGTCTTTCTTGACCTGAAGAGGCATGATGGAAGGCGTGCAGGCCAGCACGTCTTTTTTGTCTTCCAAATACCCGATCAAAGCGCCCAGACTGTTTTCCGTAGCCGCGGAGATGGAATTTAAATCCTTCACCTGAGCGTTCATTTCCCGGATTACATTGGAAGGCTCCGCATCTTCCAGCAAAGAGGGATCCAGTTCATCGGGAAAAGAACCGCCGATAGCCAGGAAGGAACTGGAGTCCTCCGCGTCTTCCAGATTGGCCAAAAGGCGGATTTTCTTTTCAAATTCATGCAGGCTGAGCAAAGTTTCGTTGAATTTATTGATGCGTTCGGCGGATTGGGCGAACTGAACTCTCAACCGTTCGATTTCCCGATCCTGTGCGGTGATGGTGTTTTTAAGTTCCAGGGAGTTGTCTTGGGAAAGTCTGAGCTTGTAATTGTCCACGCCGAGATATACGCCTGCGCCGATAACGCCTGTTATCAGCACGACAAAAACCCAAACCATCCACTTGGAAAGCGTAAACTGTTTGGGGGCAGACCCATCCTGGGGAAGAAGGCATACAGTGTATTTACTTGATTTTGCAGCCATTAATCCTTTTCCACTTTAGCGTTACCGGAATAACTACACGGCCATCGGGGAATGTTATACACCAATGTCAATCTTTGTCAAGACTTTGTAAGTGTTTCAACTCGTTATATGTTATATTCTCGGAAAACCCCTGTGGAAACACAGGGGACGACAGACATCAAATTTGATCGCCGGAAGACCGCCCAATCGATATGCTCTTTTAAACCCTTTGAGTTTTATTTGTCAAATTGATATATGGCTGACCATGAAAAAGAGCATCGATTACAGCTTATATTTGGTGACGGATCGGCCTTTGTCTCTGGGCAGGAGCCTCATGGAAGTCATGGAAAAGGCCGCGAATGGCGGAACGACGGTGGTGCAGCTTCGCGAAAAGGAATGCGATTCCAGGACCTTTGTGGAACTGGCCAGGGCCGCCAAAAAACTTCTGGACGCCAAAGGGGTTCCGCTCATCATCAACGACCGGGCGGACATAGCTCTGGCGGTGGGCGCCGCCGGCCTTCACATCGGCCAGACGGACATGCCTTACCAAGACGCCCGGCGCATTATGGGGCCGGATGCGATTGTTGGATTGTCCGTGGAAAACAGGGACCAGGTGAAGGAGGCCGCCTCCCTGGACGCCGACTATCTGGGCGTAGGGCCGATTTTCGCCACCCAGACCAAGCCGGACGCCGCGCCGGCCATCGGCCTGGGGGGATTGGCCGAAATTCGCACCATCACCAAAACGCCTTTAATAGCCATCGGCTCCGTCAACCTGTCCAACGCCGCGGAAGTGATCAGGGCGGGCGCCGACGGTTTGGCGGTGGTTTCGGCCATTTGCTCCCAGCCGGACATTGAGCAGGCGTCCCGAAACCTTGCGGCGGCGATCCAAAAAGCCAGACAGTAAAATATTTCGATTGCCGCAGCCTGTTGGATCTTTTAAGCAACCTCCCCATCAACCCAGAGCCTGGACATGAAAGAACTCAAGCCTCGAAACGCTTTTCACGCCGTACTGCTTTCCGCGCACATCCCCGGATTAGGGCAGATGTACAACGGAGAGTTGTTGTTCGGCGCTTTGCTGGTCGTCTGCTTTTCTTTTGGGCTGGCAGGGCTTTACGGCTTAGGCGTTCTTCACGGCTTAAGCGGCGTGATCTGGAGTTTTGTTCTTAGTACCGTCTTTTACATTTATCAAATAGTTGACGCCTGGCTGGGAGCTCGAAAACGGTTTGAGTACTACCCTAAAAAATACAACCACTGGATTTACTACACTATATACAGCCTGGGGTTTCTGGCGCTTTGCACTCTCTTGCTCCTGCCGGTCATATTTTTTACAACATCCTTGAATCTCTATAAAATCCCCTCCAGATCCATGTCCCCTGCCCTGACCGGGGGGGACGTCATCCTGGTGGACGAGCATGCTTATGACAAATTTCCGCCCCTGAGGTGGGACTGCGTGGTGTTCAACAACCCCAAAAAGCCGGGCCGGGTTATGGTCAAGCGGGTTGCGGGGCTGCCGGGGGAGGAGTTGGAAATCCGGTTTCGAAACCTGTTCATTGACGGAAAACAGACGCCGGATATTTTCGGAAACTATACCGAACCCATGCCCACTGACAAAAAGGGCCTGAAAAAGGAAAACTTCGGCCCCCTGAACATCCCTTACGGAAAGTACTTTGTCATGGGCGACAACCGCAGTCACAGCCGGGACAGCCGCCATTTCGGATTGGTGGACGAAAGCGACATAATCGGCAAGCCCATCCTGGTTGTTTATTCATGGGATATGAGTCGGGTGATGATTCCCATTGAATGAAGAGGAGGTCTACTCGTTCCGAAAGCGTTCGATTCTGTCCCTGCCTTTATTTCTCGCCTCCGGCGGCAAAACTCATAACTGCAAAACTGTGCGCCTCCGGCGGAATTTATTTATGCCTCCGGCGGCAAACTTTTGAAAAAGTTTGATCAAAACCTTAAATGGCGCTCCGCGCAAAGGATATGAAATAAAGGCAAAAATAATTTTGTAGGGACAGCCCCCTGCGCCTGCCCTTGTTTTACAAATCCCGGATGGGCAAAGGGCCTTCGATCTCCACGGGAAAACGGGTGATTCGCCCTTCGTGATCCGGAGCGAGCCAAGCCAAAACCCTTTATATGACCTAATTTTCAATAATTTCAAACGTTAATCCGAATAACCCCCTTCAGACATCACTCTCCCTTAAACCGCGGCTTGCGCTTTTCCATAAAGGCCTGCATGGCCTCTTCAAAATCCTTGGACATCATGGTCAGGACGAACTGGTCCGCGTCCATGTGGGAAACGGAGCGATCCAAAGCGCGGGAGACGGCATTGACCGTCTGCTTTGTCATGGCAGAAGGCACCGGAGGCAGGGCAAGAGCCTTGTCCGCCAGAATCCGGGCGTGTTGCATGGACCCGCCGTCAGGGCAAATCCGCTGGGCGAAGCCCCATTCGTAGGCGTTCAGGGAATTGATCCGCTCGCCGAACAGCACGATTTCCTTGGTGCGGGCGGGTCCTACAAGATGCACCAGACGCGGTATGGTGGCCCAACTCATGTTCATGGCCAAGCCGATTTCGGGAACCCGGATATACGAGGACTTGGCCATAACCCGGAAATCCAGGGAGCTGGCGAGAGACACCCCTCCCCCCACGCAAAAGCCTTCCATGGCCGCGATGGTGATCTGGTCCAGATCCTCCCAGGCCTGGCACATGCGGGGGCCGTATTCCATGAGCTTCCGTTTTTGGGAAAGAGGCGCATCAAAGACGGCCATGAGGCCGGGATCGGACAAATCCATGCCCGCGGAAAAAAACTGATCCCCTCCGGTGACGATGATCGCGTTGATGTCCGTCCGGACTTCAAAGCTCCGGGCCAGTTCGTACATTTCCCGGAGTACGTCCAGGGTCATGGCGTTTTTATGGTCGGGCCGATTGAACGAAACAACGGCCAAAGGGCCTTCTTCCTGCACTATAACGGTTTTAGGGGACATAAAAACTCTCCAAAAAGGTTATTTTTAAACAAATACTGAAAAAACGCCTCCGGCGGCAAAACTTACAACTGCCAAACTACGCGCCTCCGGCGGCAAACTTTTGAAAAAATTTGATCAAAACTTTACAATGGCGCTCCGCGCGAGGACGGAAAAATATCGAATCGTGAAAAACCGGATATAAAAACGGGCCGCCCATGGAATTGGGAAGCCCGTTGGATCGTACTGTTATATCTATTATGACTACTTGATGCATACCTTGCGGACCTGGATGAGGTCCAGGTTGCCGCCCAGGATCTTCATGATGCCGTCCTGTTTCAGGGTGGTCATGCCGTCATTGATAGCCTGCCCGCGCAGGTCTTCCATTTTGGCCTGCATTTGGATAAGTTTCTTCATTTCGTCCGTGCCCAAAAGGAGTTCATGGAGACCCATACGGCCGCGGTACCCGGTGTTATGGCAGCGGTCGCAGCCCTTGACCTTGTTGATTTTGATTTCGTCGCTGTATTTGAGATCCGGATTTTTCGTGTAGAAGTACTCCGTATCCCCATCGCCGTACTCCCTGACCAGTTCTTTCCATTCATCTTCCGAGGGGGTGTACTCTTCCTTGCAGTCTTTGCACAGGGTTCTGCCAAGACGTTGGGCCAGGATGCACAAAATGGCGTCGGCGAAGTTAAAGGGATCCATGCCCATGTCCAGAAGACGGGTGATGGATTCAGGCGCCGAGTTGGTATGGAGTGTGGAGAAAACCAAATGACCGGTGAGGGAAGCCTCGATGCCGATGCTGGTGGTTTCCTTGTCGCGCATTTCGCCGACCATAATCACGTCCGGGTCGGCGCGGAGAAAGGCGCGCATGGCCGCGGCGAAGTCAAAGCCGATTTTGGCTTGCACCTGAACCTGCCGGAGTCCGGCCTGGGTGATTTCGACGGGGTCCTCCGCCGTCCAGATTTTGGTTTCCGTCTTGTTGATATAGCCCAGGGCCGAGTGCAGCGTGGTCGTTTTACCCGAACCGGTAGGCCCGCAGACGAAGATGATGCCGTAAGGCTGAATGACGCAGTCCACGAAGTTCTTGTAGTTCCATTCCAAAAGCCCCAATTTGGGCAGGGGGATAGGCTCACCCGCGGCCAGGATACGCATGACCACGTCTTCCATGCCGCCCTGGGTCGGAATGGTGGCGACGCGGAGTTCGATGTCCTTGCCGCCGTACTTTTTGAATTTGATCTTGCCGTCCTGGGGTTTCCGGCGTTCGGCGATGTCCAGGTCGGACATAATTTTGATACGCGAGACCACGGCGTTCCGGTATTGGTACGGAATGGTCTGATACACCGCACAGGCGCCGTCCACCCGGATGCGGACCTTGGTATTCTGCTTGCCTGGGTACGGCTCGATATGAATATCCGACGCGTTTCTGGCGTAGGAATCCAGGATGATTTTATTGACGAGCTGGACGACCGCGCTGTCCTCCTCGCCCACACCCTGCATTTCTTCTTCCATCTCTTCTTCTTCAGCCTGGAGTTGTTCCAGGATGGAGTCGATGGAGCCAAGCTCTTTTTCTTCCGTCGTGAAGAGCTTGATAAAAGCCAGGATGTCTTCCCTGGATGCCACGTGGAAGACCAGATCCCTGCCCGGGAACAGGCCTTTGACGATGTCGATGCGCTGGATGTCCGTGGGGTTGTCGATGGCGATAATGATCTGGCCGTCTTCCTCCCTCAGGGGCACCCAGATGTTGTTTTTCATGAACGGGACTTTAAGGCCCTTAAGCAGATCTCCGGGGATGGGGGCGGTGTCTGTGAATTCCTCGTAGGGAACCTTGTAAAACTTGGAGAGGGATGTGCCCACGTCTTTTTTGGGGACTTTATACTCCCTGATGAGAAGGGCTTCCACAGGCTCTTTGTTGCTCCTGGCCTGTGCGATGGCCTTTTCCAGCTCCTTGGAGGTGATGATGCTGTTGTTCAGCAGATAGTCGAATTTGGTGGGACGCGCCTTGACCATGCGCCGTTGGTTATAAAGGGCGATGCCCAGGGTCTTGGCCAGGGAGGCGGCGTCCTGCTCGTCGTGCGGACTGAAAGGATTTCCGTCCTGGCGATTGATGAGCTGTATGGCGCCCAGCAAAAAGGATTTGAACGTGATGGGAACGGCCAAAACCTGTTTGGTCGTGAACTTGGTCTTTTTGTCCCAACGCGAGTCAAAACGCAAAGCCGGGTCAATGGATTTTAGTTCGGCTTCGTCATAAACGTCCTTGACATTGACCACCTTCTGCTTGCTGGCCGCGTACCCTGCGATGCTCATGTTTGCAATGGGCACACGGATT harbors:
- the lepB gene encoding signal peptidase I, translating into MKELKPRNAFHAVLLSAHIPGLGQMYNGELLFGALLVVCFSFGLAGLYGLGVLHGLSGVIWSFVLSTVFYIYQIVDAWLGARKRFEYYPKKYNHWIYYTIYSLGFLALCTLLLLPVIFFTTSLNLYKIPSRSMSPALTGGDVILVDEHAYDKFPPLRWDCVVFNNPKKPGRVMVKRVAGLPGEELEIRFRNLFIDGKQTPDIFGNYTEPMPTDKKGLKKENFGPLNIPYGKYFVMGDNRSHSRDSRHFGLVDESDIIGKPILVVYSWDMSRVMIPIE
- a CDS encoding 2-C-methyl-D-erythritol 2,4-cyclodiphosphate synthase, which encodes MKRILLVEDSTLFGSSVKEKIESKFECAVHWTKSLKDTEALFAEQEEDFAIGILDFVLPDAQNGDIIDMAIIGISSDEDGVVSAQFIKSGASDFLNKPFLAEEFYCRVTQNLDLLDYIQEVKDLSSKDFLTGLYNRRYFFDLGKKIHASALREKTKIAVATVDIDYFKRVNDTHGHDVGDLVIQSVSNILVNACRETDIVSRFGGEEFCILTPNITPADSLKLFERVRQTIQDSVIQVQGADIRVTASIGVCSTLLKTLDEMIVRSDQMLYRAKNQGRNKVQIT
- a CDS encoding class I SAM-dependent methyltransferase; the protein is MDQVDRSQWFYGILYGVFYDPLEGGHRSMISALIPEGCTVLDVCCGTGRLALDLAPKCEKITGVDMSARMLRFGEFLKKGSKASNVEFVHGDATRLEDAVDHTYDYAVISLALHEMPAQDRLATIRSMTRVAKQLIISDHSAPQPKTIPGYLTTLAELCFGGRSNFAVYNEFNASGGIVGALEQCGLTPENRMLDDKKIREVVTASGCSG
- a CDS encoding M23 family metallopeptidase, with protein sequence MAAKSSKYTVCLLPQDGSAPKQFTLSKWMVWVFVVLITGVIGAGVYLGVDNYKLRLSQDNSLELKNTITAQDREIERLRVQFAQSAERINKFNETLLSLHEFEKKIRLLANLEDAEDSSSFLAIGGSFPDELDPSLLEDAEPSNVIREMNAQVKDLNSISAATENSLGALIGYLEDKKDVLACTPSIMPLQVKKDQHWYFSSRFGYRTSPFTGLKEFHKGLDLCASTGTPIMSTANGKVTFCGKKSGFGNVIVIDHGHGISTRYAHLNKFNVKKGDKVQRGEIVGEVGNTGRSTGPHLHYEVHLNGVPMNPQRYILN
- a CDS encoding Crp/Fnr family transcriptional regulator, with the translated sequence MSCLCREMAGDSIELSPVCIGHLWVFRNLAPKDVKALAVNAMRKKLEKGDSLFLQGDPTDEMFLIKGGRVKLTKVLEDGTELTLDIRKAGDFVGENMFSEEGEYPVSAYCLEDTFTCGFTRDQFEQLVLDHPQVGLQIIKNLSERISRLTSRVGSLAVSNIEDRLYRVLANVAQEHGAKSARGVVIQFPLTHEDLSFLTGAHRVSITRAMKALKSGGKIIHEDKRIILPMLESA
- the thiE gene encoding thiamine phosphate synthase is translated as MKKSIDYSLYLVTDRPLSLGRSLMEVMEKAANGGTTVVQLREKECDSRTFVELARAAKKLLDAKGVPLIINDRADIALAVGAAGLHIGQTDMPYQDARRIMGPDAIVGLSVENRDQVKEAASLDADYLGVGPIFATQTKPDAAPAIGLGGLAEIRTITKTPLIAIGSVNLSNAAEVIRAGADGLAVVSAICSQPDIEQASRNLAAAIQKARQ
- a CDS encoding REP-associated tyrosine transposase, encoding MSPTKSRRRIHDEKLYGHFISFSCYRRSLFLRDKGARGIVIYYLAEQLKNQKGECMGFVVMLDHVHALVRFKEPGQLSTFMSQWKRRSSMGLKKLFRETFTENDLRIDLNKPMWQPRYHSFEIYSKSKAIEKIKYMHRNPVKAGLVKRSEDWLHSSARWYTDKKPVGVSLTKAF
- a CDS encoding dodecin family protein; this encodes MSVYKIIELVGSSPTSWEDAAKLAVETASQSLKDLRVAEVKELDLKIEDGKVTAYRAKVSVSFKYEK
- a CDS encoding enoyl-CoA hydratase/isomerase family protein; this encodes MSPKTVIVQEEGPLAVVSFNRPDHKNAMTLDVLREMYELARSFEVRTDINAIIVTGGDQFFSAGMDLSDPGLMAVFDAPLSQKRKLMEYGPRMCQAWEDLDQITIAAMEGFCVGGGVSLASSLDFRVMAKSSYIRVPEIGLAMNMSWATIPRLVHLVGPARTKEIVLFGERINSLNAYEWGFAQRICPDGGSMQHARILADKALALPPVPSAMTKQTVNAVSRALDRSVSHMDADQFVLTMMSKDFEEAMQAFMEKRKPRFKGE
- a CDS encoding GspE/PulE family protein, whose protein sequence is MAVVEITKKPTNGQEVTALKAAPEVGGKLQEVTNKIHSAKNLDEILIDLKNDITSIFEVDRVTIYVVDGVRRELVSRYKSGTDIGEIRVPIANMSIAGYAASKQKVVNVKDVYDEAELKSIDPALRFDSRWDKKTKFTTKQVLAVPITFKSFLLGAIQLINRQDGNPFSPHDEQDAASLAKTLGIALYNQRRMVKARPTKFDYLLNNSIITSKELEKAIAQARSNKEPVEALLIREYKVPKKDVGTSLSKFYKVPYEEFTDTAPIPGDLLKGLKVPFMKNNIWVPLREEDGQIIIAIDNPTDIQRIDIVKGLFPGRDLVFHVASREDILAFIKLFTTEEKELGSIDSILEQLQAEEEEMEEEMQGVGEEDSAVVQLVNKIILDSYARNASDIHIEPYPGKQNTKVRIRVDGACAVYQTIPYQYRNAVVSRIKIMSDLDIAERRKPQDGKIKFKKYGGKDIELRVATIPTQGGMEDVVMRILAAGEPIPLPKLGLLEWNYKNFVDCVIQPYGIIFVCGPTGSGKTTTLHSALGYINKTETKIWTAEDPVEITQAGLRQVQVQAKIGFDFAAAMRAFLRADPDVIMVGEMRDKETTSIGIEASLTGHLVFSTLHTNSAPESITRLLDMGMDPFNFADAILCILAQRLGRTLCKDCKEEYTPSEDEWKELVREYGDGDTEYFYTKNPDLKYSDEIKINKVKGCDRCHNTGYRGRMGLHELLLGTDEMKKLIQMQAKMEDLRGQAINDGMTTLKQDGIMKILGGNLDLIQVRKVCIK